A stretch of DNA from Methylogaea oryzae:
AATATTCCCGCCCATCACCCGGCGCGGGCCATGCACGACACTTTCTACGTGGACGAGCATTTGCTGCTGCGCACCCACACGTCGTCGGTGCAGATCCGCATGATGGAAAACGGCCAGCCGCCGCTGAAAGTCATCGCCCCCGGCCGCGTCTACCGCTGCGATTCGGATCTCACCCATACCCCCATGTTCCACCAATTGGAAGGTTTCTGGGTGGACGAAGACGTCAGCTTCGCCGACCTGAAAGGCGTGCTCTACGACTTTCTGCGGCGCTTTTTCGAAAAAGACATCGACGTGCGCTTCCGCCCTTCCTACTTCCCGTTCACCGAGCCTTCGGCGGAAATGGACATCCAGTGCGTCATGTGCGGCGGCGGCGGCTGCCGCGTGTGCAAGCACACCGGCTGGCTGGAGGTGGGCGGCTGCGGCATGATCCATCCGCGCGTGTTCGAACACGTCGGCATCGATCACGAGCGCTATAGCGGCTTCGCCTTCGGCATGGGCGTGGATCGCTTGGCCATGCTGCGCTACGGCATCAACGACTTGCGGTTGTTCTTCGAGAACAATCTGAAATTCCTGGAACAATTCGCGTAAGGCGAGAGCCTGGCGCTGGGGTGCGGATATGCGTGTCAGTGAAGTTTGGTTGAGAGAACTGGTTAATCCGTCGCTGGATACGGACGGCTTGGTGCGCCAATTGACCATGGCCGGCCTGGAGGTCGACGCCGTGGAATCGGTGGCGGGCGACTTCAGCAACGTCGTCGTGGGCGCCATCGAGTCCCTGGACCCGCACCCGGACGCCGACCGTCTGCGCATCTGCCAAATCGCGGTGGGCCAGGACGCGCCGCTGCAAATCGTCACCGGGGCGCAAAACGTCTACGTCGGCATGCGCGTACCGGTGGCCCTGGACGGCGCCAAGCTGCCCGGCGGCATCAAGATCAAACCGTCCAAGCTGCGCGGCGTTCCTTCCTTCGGCATGTTGTGCTCGGAAAAAGAGCTGGGCATGGCGGAAGAGGCGGAAGGCGTCATGGACCTGCCCCAGGACGCTCCGGTGGGCCAGGACATCCGCGCCTACCTCAATTTGGACGACCGAATCATCGAAGTGGATCTCACCCCCAACCGCGCCGACTGCCTCAGCATGGAAGGCGTGGCACGGGAAGTGGCAGCCCTCAACGGCATCGCCTGGCCCGGCCTGGAAGTGAACGACGCCGCCGTCGGCCATGGCGAAACCTGGAATGTCGCCGTCTCCGCCCCGGCCGAATGCCCTCGCTACCTGGGCCGCCTCATCAAGGGCATCGATCCCAAAGCGGCCACGCCGCTGTGGCTGGCGGAACGCCTGCGCCGCGCCGGCTTGCGTAGCCTGGGGCCGGCGGTGGACGTGACCAACTACGTGTTGCTGGAAATGGGCCAGCCCCTGCACGCCTTCGACGCCGCCAAGGTGCAAGGCGGCGTCCAGGTGCGCAAGGCCCGCAACGACGAAGAACTGCTGCTGCTCAACGACCTAACCGTCAAGCTGGACGAACGCACCCTGGTGATCGCCGACGAACAGCGTCCGCTGGCCCTGGCCGGCATCATGGGCGGCAAGGACTCGGCCGTCGGCGACGCCACCGTCGACCTGTTTCTGGAATGCGCCTATTTCGCTCCCGCCGCCATGATGGGCGAAGCGCGCCGCTACGGCCTGCACACCGACTCCTCCCACCGCTTCGAGCGCGGCGTGGATCCCGCCATGCAACATCGCGCCATCGAGCGCGCCACCGCATTGATCCTGTCCATGGCCGGCGGCAGCGCCGGGCCGATCACCGAGCGGACCAGCGCCGAACACGTGCCGACGCGTTCGCCCATCGTCCTGCGGGAAGATCGGCTCCGTAAAATACTGGGCCTGTCCCTGGAAAAAGCCCAGGTCACCGACCTGCTGAACCGCTTGCGCATGGATGTGGCCGAAAACGACGGCGGCTGGCGCGTGACGCCGCCCAGCTTCCGTTTCGACGTGGCCATCGAGGCCGATTTGATCGAGGAAATCGGCCGCGTCTACGGCTACGACCGACTGCCGCGCCGCGTTCCAGTCATGGGCAGCGCCTTGCTGGACGCGCCGGAAGGCCGCTTGCCGCTCGACCGCATGAAGGATCTGCTGGTGGATCGGGGCTACCAGGAAGCCATCACCTACAGCTTCGTCGACCCCGCCATGCAGGCGGCGCTGGCGCCCAACGAAACGCCCATCGCCCTGAAAAATCCCATTTCCGCCGACATGGCGATGATGCGCACCACCCTGTGGGCCGGTTTGCTGCAAGCGGCGCAACACAACCACGCCCGCCAGGAAAACCGCATCCGCTTGTTCGAATCGGGACTGCGATTCCAGGGCGACTTGGCCGATATCCGCCAGGAGCCCGGCTTGGCCGGACTGGCCCTGGGACCGGTATGGCCGCAGCAGTGGGCCGAAAAAGCCCGTGCAGTGGACTTCTTCGACGTGAAAGCCGACGTGGAAGCGTTGCTCGCCCTCACCGGCCTAGGCGGCGGCTTCCGCTTCCAGGCCGCCGAGCATCCGGCCCTGCACCCCGGCCAGAGCGCCGCCATCGTCGATGCGGCAGGCCGTCGCATCGGCTGGCTGGGCATGTTGCACCCGCACCTGGAAAAAGCTTTCGAATTCACCACCAGCGTATTCCTGTTCGAACTGGAACTCGCGGAGACGCAAATCAAGCGCCTGCCCGCCTTCCGCCCCCTGTCGCGCTTCCCATCGGTGCGCCGCGACCTGGCCCTGGTGGTGGATGCGGCCCTGGAAGCCGGCCGGGTTCAGGACGCCGTGTTGTCGCTTGCCGACGAGCTGATCCAGGACGTGCGGGTCTTTGACGTGTATTGCGGGCCGGGGGTAGAATCGGGCCGCAAGAGCTTGGCGCTGGCCTTGGTCTTGCAAGACAGCCGCGACACCTTGACGGACGCCAAAGTGGAAGCGGCCATCGGCAACGTGTTGGCAAAGCTGGAACGCGATTTCGGTGCGAAGCTGAGGGACTGATTGAAATGACGGTGACCAAAGCCGAGTTGGTCGAAAGGCTCTTCGATGAGCTGGGCCTCAACAAGCGCGAGGCCAAGGAAATCGTCGAGCAATTTTTCGAAGAGATCAAAAACGCCTTGGAAGCCGGCCGCGAGGTCAAGCTTTCCGGCTTCGGCAATTTCGGCTTGCGCGACAAAGGCGAAAGACCGGGGCGCAATCCCAAGACCGGCAAGGAAATTCCCATTTCGGCGCGGCGCGTGGTCACCTTCCGCGCCGGGCAGAAACTCAAGGCAAGGGTAGGTTGCGATGCTGGATCAGAGTAACGGCAACGGAGCGGTACTGCCGGAAATCCCGGCGAAGAAATACTTCGCCATCGGCGAAGTGAGCGAGCTGTGCGGCGTCAAACCCCACGTGCTGCGCTACTGGGAGCAGGAATTCGACCAGCTCAAGCCGGTCAAGCGGCGCGGCAATCGCCGCTATTACCAACGGGAAGACGTGCTGCTGGTCCGCCAAATCCGCGGCCTGCTGTACGAACAAGGCTACACCATCGGCGGCGCGCGCCTGCTGTTGTCCACCGAAGGCGTACGCCAAGCGGTCATCGAGGAGACCGAAGTCATCCAAAACATGTTGGACGAATTGGAAGAAATCCTCGAACTGCTGAAATAAATTCAGAAAGCTGGTATCATTCTCCAAGTTTTCGGGGCGTAGCGCAGCCTGGTAGCGCACCTGCATGGGGTGCAGGGGGTCGAAGGTTCAAATCCTTTCGCCCCGACCAATTCAAGTAGCAAAGTGAAAGCCGGAACCCCAACCGGCTTTTTTATTGTCCATCCCTCCCTGTCCAAGCCATTTCCTCGGTCCAAGCGTACACCCGGGCCGACAGGCGCGGCCACGGAACGATCCGTATCGGTAAGACCACAATGAACAAGCCTGTGAAAACCTTGCGTTTATTGACCTTGATCTGCGGCGCCGCGCTCAGCTTGGCCGGCTGCACCGTCGGCGACCCGGAAGAAAACCTGCGGCAGAGCCAGGCCTACCTGGAAAACAACGCCAAGCAGCCCGGCGTGATCACCACCGCCAGCGGCTTGCAGTATCGCGTCATCAAGGAAGGCACCGGCATTAAGCCGGCGGTCACGGACAATGTCACCGTCGACTATCGCGGCAGCCTGGTGAACGGCACGGAATTCGATGCCGGCAACGGCGTGTCCTTTCCCCTCGACGGCGTCATCCCCGGCTGGCAAGAAGGCGTGCAGCTGATGAAGGAAGGCGCGGAATACGAATTCACCATCCCGGCGGAGCTGGCCTACGGCGCCGGCGGCACCGGCCGCGCCATCGGCCCCAATATGGCGCTGATCTTCAACGTGACCCTGGTCAAGGTCAACCGCTAGCCCGCCCCCCCTCGGGCGTCGCTTCCGCCGCCCGAGGCCTATTCCATCCCGTCCAGCAGCGCCAACCCCGCCCGCGCCTGTTCCAGAATGGCCTCCACGGCCGGATGCTTCAGCTTGCGCTGAACGGTTACGGCGTAAAACCGCTCCCGCACCCCCTCGACACGGCCCACGATTTCCGCGCCGTAGCGCTGGCGAATCTCCTCCTCCACCGCCGTGGGCGCCACGAACAACCCCACACCGGCAGCCCCGAAGGTCTTCACCAGGGCGCTGTCCTCGATTTCAGCCAGGACATTGGGACACAGCCCCGCGCTGTCGAACCACTGGTCCAGGGAGCGCCTTAACGCCGTATTGGGCGTCGGCAGCAAAAACGGCGCGCCGTTAAGCGACCGCGGAAAATGCGGCGCATAACGCTGGGCCAGCGCCGCAACGCCGAACACCGCCACGCCGCACTCGCCCAGCAGATGGGTAAAGACACGGGAGCCGCCGCTGGGCGTGGCCGGAGTGTCCGACAACACCAGGTCCATGCCGTGCAGGGAAATTTCCGCCAGCAAGCGCTCGGCCTTGTCTTCATGGCAAACCATCTGCACCGGCTCGGGCAGGTTCAGCACCGGCTCCAACAGCCGATAGGCGATCAGCTTGGGCAAGGCGTCGGCGATGCCCACGAGCAGCCGCGGCGCTCGCCCGCCGGCGCGGCCTTTGAGGGTATTGGTCAGCTCCCGGCCCAGGGAAAAAATCTCGTCGGCATAGCGGAACACCACCCGCCCCATGTCGGTCAGCTCCAACCGCCGTCCGTTCTTCCGCAACAGCTTTTCCCCCACTGCCTGCTCGAATACCGCCAACTGCGCGCTGACGGTGGGCTGCGCCAGATGCAGCGTCTCGCAGGCGCGGGAAATACCGCCCTCCTTGGCGACGGTCCAAAAATAATACAAATGCTGGTAGTTCAGCCGCTCCATTGCGTCGCTCGTTTATAGTTATTTTCAATTTTTCCGATAGTTACATTCTATTTTACTATCGCTATAGCCGTCGGTAATCTGGCAGCACATCCATCGCCCGCCGACGCCCCCGGCCAAACACCGGCAGTTCGAGGAATACGGGCGCAACGCAACCACCAACGAATTCAAGGCTTCGATGACCAAAACAGCCGACGACAAAGAACTCCGCCGCAGCACCCGCCTGTTGGGATCGGTGCTGGCGCGGGTACTGAAAGCCCAGGCCGCCCCCAAAATCGCCGCCACCGTAGAGCAACTGCAACGGGGCTTTACCGGCCTGCACCGGGACGGCGGCGCGGCCCGGCGGCAATCCCTGCTCAACATCATCGAACCGTTGGAAGCGGAAGTCGCCAGCGACGTCGTGCGGGCCTTCAGCTTGTATTTCAGCCTGCTGCACATCGCCGAGGAATCCACCAACCTGCTCAAGCGCCGCCGGCAAACCGAACGGGGCGGCCACTATTGGCCCGGCTCGTTCCACGACACGTTGCTGCTCCTCAAGCAGTCCGGCGTTACGGCGGAGCAACTTCCCGCCCTGTTCGAGCAACTGCTGTACCTGCCGGTGATGACCGCCCACCCCACGGAAGCCAAGCGCCGCACCGTGCGCAACCAGTTGCGCAACATCTTCCTCACCAACGAGCGGCTGGACGATCCCCAGGTGCGCGGCTATTACCGCCAAGTCGCCCTGGAGAAATTGCATCGGCAAATTCAGGCGCTGTGGAAAACCGACGAAGTCCGGTCCCGCAGCATGGGCGTGCTGGACGAAATCGAATCCGGCCTGTTTTATTTCCCCCTCTCCCTGTTCCAAGCGACCACACGCTTGTACCGCAACTTCGAACGCGCCCTGGCCGACGTGTACGGCGAAGCGGCGGCCCGCGACATCCGCATCCCCAGCTTCCTGCGCTACGGCTCCTGGATCGGCGGCGACCGGGACGGCAACCCCAACGTCAAGCCGGAAACCACCGAGCTGGCCCTGCGCATGCAAACCTGCACGATCCTGCAGGAATACATCCGCTTGCTCGACGAATTGCGCGGCGAAATCACCCATTCCTACGGTTTCTGCCAACCGACGGAGGCATTCCTCGCCAGCCTGGCGGCCGACCGCGAAGCGCTGGGCGAAGCGGTGACGGGCCTGGAAAGGCACTACCTGCAGGAACCCTATCGCCACAAGCTGGCCTTGATGAAATACCGCATGGAGCGGACCCTGGCCCAGGCGGAACGACGCCTCGCCGGCCAAGCCGACGCGCGGGAAAGCCACGCCTACGCCAACGCCGCCGTTTTCATGGCCGATCTGCTGCTGATCCGCGACTCGCTATACGCCCACAACGACGGCGAAGTGGCGGAGCTGGGCCTGCGCGACCTGATCCGCCTGGCGGAGACCTTCGGCTTCCATTTGATGCAGCTGGACGTGCGGCAAGAATCCACCCGCCATAGCGAGGCCGTGGCGGAAATCCTCGCCGCGCTCAAATTCCGCGCGGACCAAGCCGATTTCTGCGTGGACTACCGCGCGCTGGACGAAACGCAAAAACTCGCCTTGCTGAGCCAAGCCATCGCCCTGCCCGGCGGGCTGGACTACGACGCCGCCGCCCTATCCGACACCACCCGCGAAACCCTGGCGGTGTTCCGCGTCATGGCGCGCATGCGCCGGGAAATCGGCGCCGACTGCTTCAGCCGCTACGTCATCTCCATGACCCACGCCGCCAGCCACATCATGGAAGTCATGCTGCTGGCCGCCCAAAGCGGCCTGGCCGGACGCCTGGGCGAAGGCTGGTACTGCCATATCGGCGTCAGCCCCCTGTTCGAAACCATCGACGACCTCAACCATATCGAATCGGTGCTGACCACCCTGTTGGACCTGCCGGTCTACCGGGCGCTGCTGGACGCCTCCAGCGAACGCCAGGAAGTCATGCTGGGTTATTCCGATTCCTGCAAGGACGGCGGCATCCTCGCCTCGACCTGGGGCTTGTACCAGGCCCAGCGGCAAGTCATCGCCATCGCCGAGGCGCGCGGCATCCCCTGCCGCCTGTTCCACGGCCGCGGCGGCACGGTGGGACGCGGCGGCGGCCCCACCCACGAAGCCATCCTCGCCCAGCCGCCCGACACGGTGCGCGGCCAAATCAAGTTCACCGAGCAAGGCGAAGTGCTGTTCTACCGCTACAACAACATGGAGACCGCCGTTTACGAGCTGACCATGGGCGTCACCGGCCTGCTCAAGGCCAGCATCAGCCTGGTGCAGCCGGTGCGGCAGGACCGGACGGAAGACTTGGCGGTCATGGCGGAACTGGCCCGCATCGGCGAACACAGTTACCGGGAGCTGACGGAACGCACCGACGGCTTCCTCGACTATTTCTACGAAGCCACGCCGGTAGGCGAAATCGGCCAGCTCAACATCGGCTCGCGCCCTTCCCACCGAAAAAAGAAGGACCGCTCCAAGCAATCGGTGCGGGCCATCGCCTGGGTGTTCTCCTGGGCCCAGTCGCGCCAGACCTTCCCTGCCTGGTACGGCATCGGCTCCGCCCTGGCCAGCTGGTGCGCCGGCAAGCCGGAGCGGCTGCAACGGCTGCGCGCCATGTACCGGGAATGGCCGTTTTTCCGCAACCTGCTCAGCAACGCCCAAATGGCCTTGAGCAAATCGGACATGGAAATCGCCCGGGAATACGCCGGACTTTGCCCGGAGCCGTCCACCGGCAAGCGCATCCACGACCTGATCGCCGCCGAATACCAGCGCTGCGAGGACTGGGTGCTGGACGTGGCCGAAGCCGACGGCCTGCTGGCGGAAAACCCGGAACTGGCCGCCTCCCTCAAGCGCCGCAACGCCTACCTGGGCCCGCTCAACTATCTGCAGGCCACGCTGCTGCGGCGGGTGCGGGCCGGCGGCGACGAAGCCCCGGCGGAAAGCCCCTGGATGCAGCCCTTGCTGCGCAGCATCAACGCCATCGCGGCGGGCATGCGCAACACGGGGTAATCGGCCGTATACCCAGAGCAACCGTTTAGCCATGGACACCAGCCATTCGCCATCGCTCCATCCCCTGGCCCGCCTACGGGAGCTGGCCGCTTTGGAGCGGGAAGACATCGGCGCCGTGATCGCCTACAGCGTGGGAATCGGCGTCATGTCCCTAGCCACGCCGGTAGCGGTGCAGGCGCTGGTCAACACCATCGCCTTCGGCGCCTTGCTCCAGCCGCTGGTGGTGCTGACCCTGGTGCTGCTGGTGTGCCTGTCGCTCAACAACCTGCTGCTGGGCGTGCAGTTCTACGTGGTGGAGATGCTGCAACGGCGGCTGTTCGTGCGTTATCTCGGCGAAGCCGGCGCCCGCTTGCAAGGGGTGTGCGCCGCCGCCCGCGACCGCCGCGACGTGCCGGAACTGGTCAACCGGTTCTTCGACGTGCTGACGGTGCAAAAAGCCGGCGCGGTGCTGCTGCTGGAAGCGGTCGCCTACCTGTTGCAGTCCTTCATCGGCATGATCCTGCTGGCTTTCTACCACCCCATGCTGCTGGCCTTCGACTTGTTTCTGCTGGGGGCGCTGGCCTTCATCCTGCTGGTGCTGGGGCGGGGCGGCGTGGAGACGGCCATTGCCCAATCCAAGGCCAAATACGCCGCCGTCGCCTGGCTGGAAGAGCTGGCCCGCAACCCCTTGCTGGGCAAATTCGCCGACGGCGAGTCCTACCTGGCGGTGCGCACCGACCAGGCGGCGCGGGGCTATCTGGACGCTTGCGCGAACCATTTCCGCGTCGTCATGCGGCAGAACGTCGGCGCCCTGGCGCTGCATGCCCTGGCCGGCACCCTGTTGCTGGGCATGGGCGGCTGGATGGTGATCGAACGCCAGCTCAGCCTGGGCCAGTTGATCGCCGCCGAACTGGTGGTGGGCGCCATGATTTACGGCCTCACCCGGCTGGGCAAGGTACTCGACAACTACTACGAGCTGGCGGCCGCCATGGACAAGATCGGCCATTTGCTGGACCTGCCCCAGGAACGCGGCGACGGCGCGGCGCCGGAACGGGCCGCAGGGCCGGCCGCCGTGCAGCTGCGCGGCGTGACGCCGCCGCAAGGCCTAGGCCGGGAGCCGGTTGCGCCCATCGACATGGACATCGCCCCCGGCGACCGCCTGGCGCTGACCGGCGCCCGCTTGGCCGGCCTCGGCGCCGTCCTCGAACTGCTGTACGGGCTGCGTTCCCCGCTGGCGGGCAGCGTGCGGCTGGACGGGCAGGATCTGCGCGAAATCAAATTGAACGAGCTGCGCCGTTCCGTCGCCCTGGTGCGGGATACGGAAATCGTCCACGGCACGGTGCTGGACAACCTGCGCCTGGGCCGGG
This window harbors:
- the pheS gene encoding phenylalanine--tRNA ligase subunit alpha, yielding MASLDELLNEALREAAAAETLVLLDQVKARYLGKKGLFTEQMKTLGALPPDQRPAAGQVINAAKDRFQEALDARRDALEQAQFAQRLANETVDVTLPGRGQQVGGLHPVTLTLRRIGQLFGSVGFEIAEGPEIEDDYHNFEALNIPAHHPARAMHDTFYVDEHLLLRTHTSSVQIRMMENGQPPLKVIAPGRVYRCDSDLTHTPMFHQLEGFWVDEDVSFADLKGVLYDFLRRFFEKDIDVRFRPSYFPFTEPSAEMDIQCVMCGGGGCRVCKHTGWLEVGGCGMIHPRVFEHVGIDHERYSGFAFGMGVDRLAMLRYGINDLRLFFENNLKFLEQFA
- the pheT gene encoding phenylalanine--tRNA ligase subunit beta codes for the protein MRVSEVWLRELVNPSLDTDGLVRQLTMAGLEVDAVESVAGDFSNVVVGAIESLDPHPDADRLRICQIAVGQDAPLQIVTGAQNVYVGMRVPVALDGAKLPGGIKIKPSKLRGVPSFGMLCSEKELGMAEEAEGVMDLPQDAPVGQDIRAYLNLDDRIIEVDLTPNRADCLSMEGVAREVAALNGIAWPGLEVNDAAVGHGETWNVAVSAPAECPRYLGRLIKGIDPKAATPLWLAERLRRAGLRSLGPAVDVTNYVLLEMGQPLHAFDAAKVQGGVQVRKARNDEELLLLNDLTVKLDERTLVIADEQRPLALAGIMGGKDSAVGDATVDLFLECAYFAPAAMMGEARRYGLHTDSSHRFERGVDPAMQHRAIERATALILSMAGGSAGPITERTSAEHVPTRSPIVLREDRLRKILGLSLEKAQVTDLLNRLRMDVAENDGGWRVTPPSFRFDVAIEADLIEEIGRVYGYDRLPRRVPVMGSALLDAPEGRLPLDRMKDLLVDRGYQEAITYSFVDPAMQAALAPNETPIALKNPISADMAMMRTTLWAGLLQAAQHNHARQENRIRLFESGLRFQGDLADIRQEPGLAGLALGPVWPQQWAEKARAVDFFDVKADVEALLALTGLGGGFRFQAAEHPALHPGQSAAIVDAAGRRIGWLGMLHPHLEKAFEFTTSVFLFELELAETQIKRLPAFRPLSRFPSVRRDLALVVDAALEAGRVQDAVLSLADELIQDVRVFDVYCGPGVESGRKSLALALVLQDSRDTLTDAKVEAAIGNVLAKLERDFGAKLRD
- a CDS encoding integration host factor subunit alpha, with the translated sequence MTVTKAELVERLFDELGLNKREAKEIVEQFFEEIKNALEAGREVKLSGFGNFGLRDKGERPGRNPKTGKEIPISARRVVTFRAGQKLKARVGCDAGSE
- a CDS encoding MerR family transcriptional regulator, encoding MLDQSNGNGAVLPEIPAKKYFAIGEVSELCGVKPHVLRYWEQEFDQLKPVKRRGNRRYYQREDVLLVRQIRGLLYEQGYTIGGARLLLSTEGVRQAVIEETEVIQNMLDELEEILELLK
- a CDS encoding FKBP-type peptidyl-prolyl cis-trans isomerase, which codes for MNKPVKTLRLLTLICGAALSLAGCTVGDPEENLRQSQAYLENNAKQPGVITTASGLQYRVIKEGTGIKPAVTDNVTVDYRGSLVNGTEFDAGNGVSFPLDGVIPGWQEGVQLMKEGAEYEFTIPAELAYGAGGTGRAIGPNMALIFNVTLVKVNR
- the nhaR gene encoding transcriptional activator NhaR, whose amino-acid sequence is MERLNYQHLYYFWTVAKEGGISRACETLHLAQPTVSAQLAVFEQAVGEKLLRKNGRRLELTDMGRVVFRYADEIFSLGRELTNTLKGRAGGRAPRLLVGIADALPKLIAYRLLEPVLNLPEPVQMVCHEDKAERLLAEISLHGMDLVLSDTPATPSGGSRVFTHLLGECGVAVFGVAALAQRYAPHFPRSLNGAPFLLPTPNTALRRSLDQWFDSAGLCPNVLAEIEDSALVKTFGAAGVGLFVAPTAVEEEIRQRYGAEIVGRVEGVRERFYAVTVQRKLKHPAVEAILEQARAGLALLDGME
- the ppc gene encoding phosphoenolpyruvate carboxylase; amino-acid sequence: MTKTADDKELRRSTRLLGSVLARVLKAQAAPKIAATVEQLQRGFTGLHRDGGAARRQSLLNIIEPLEAEVASDVVRAFSLYFSLLHIAEESTNLLKRRRQTERGGHYWPGSFHDTLLLLKQSGVTAEQLPALFEQLLYLPVMTAHPTEAKRRTVRNQLRNIFLTNERLDDPQVRGYYRQVALEKLHRQIQALWKTDEVRSRSMGVLDEIESGLFYFPLSLFQATTRLYRNFERALADVYGEAAARDIRIPSFLRYGSWIGGDRDGNPNVKPETTELALRMQTCTILQEYIRLLDELRGEITHSYGFCQPTEAFLASLAADREALGEAVTGLERHYLQEPYRHKLALMKYRMERTLAQAERRLAGQADARESHAYANAAVFMADLLLIRDSLYAHNDGEVAELGLRDLIRLAETFGFHLMQLDVRQESTRHSEAVAEILAALKFRADQADFCVDYRALDETQKLALLSQAIALPGGLDYDAAALSDTTRETLAVFRVMARMRREIGADCFSRYVISMTHAASHIMEVMLLAAQSGLAGRLGEGWYCHIGVSPLFETIDDLNHIESVLTTLLDLPVYRALLDASSERQEVMLGYSDSCKDGGILASTWGLYQAQRQVIAIAEARGIPCRLFHGRGGTVGRGGGPTHEAILAQPPDTVRGQIKFTEQGEVLFYRYNNMETAVYELTMGVTGLLKASISLVQPVRQDRTEDLAVMAELARIGEHSYRELTERTDGFLDYFYEATPVGEIGQLNIGSRPSHRKKKDRSKQSVRAIAWVFSWAQSRQTFPAWYGIGSALASWCAGKPERLQRLRAMYREWPFFRNLLSNAQMALSKSDMEIAREYAGLCPEPSTGKRIHDLIAAEYQRCEDWVLDVAEADGLLAENPELAASLKRRNAYLGPLNYLQATLLRRVRAGGDEAPAESPWMQPLLRSINAIAAGMRNTG
- a CDS encoding ATP-binding cassette domain-containing protein, with product MDTSHSPSLHPLARLRELAALEREDIGAVIAYSVGIGVMSLATPVAVQALVNTIAFGALLQPLVVLTLVLLVCLSLNNLLLGVQFYVVEMLQRRLFVRYLGEAGARLQGVCAAARDRRDVPELVNRFFDVLTVQKAGAVLLLEAVAYLLQSFIGMILLAFYHPMLLAFDLFLLGALAFILLVLGRGGVETAIAQSKAKYAAVAWLEELARNPLLGKFADGESYLAVRTDQAARGYLDACANHFRVVMRQNVGALALHALAGTLLLGMGGWMVIERQLSLGQLIAAELVVGAMIYGLTRLGKVLDNYYELAAAMDKIGHLLDLPQERGDGAAPERAAGPAAVQLRGVTPPQGLGREPVAPIDMDIAPGDRLALTGARLAGLGAVLELLYGLRSPLAGSVRLDGQDLREIKLNELRRSVALVRDTEIVHGTVLDNLRLGRDIPLPELYTALRTVGLLEELLALPDGLNTLLFHHAGPLTQEQGLRLTLARAIAGRPRLLLLHRVLDRMDNRVAQTVIPELLRPDAPWTLVTATNSPAVLAHCGRVGRLDGGRLTVTEAGHG